One region of Chryseobacterium sp. C-71 genomic DNA includes:
- a CDS encoding T9SS type A sorting domain-containing protein, whose translation MKTKITFLAFLLLSFFNLKAQCNPTVTSPRLDAMFQGSIVFCNSESETLSVTQSFQSYQWYRQEWDWQTPNTNPWVAIPGATSQTLTINGTADMLHYFKVAVSENDCTAESTPILADGYAYGLPYLMANFTPGTYEETNPGEYNVCAGASVQLDNGFPGVYGTHTWFRCLPGSNPPSPNEPCTIPGATGDTYIATTTGEYGFYACTEYCPDQCEMLASFAFIKLNFGEYSFCNLATGETKTKENSLSIYPNPTAQLLYIGKESDKKYSEISIIDMSGKLILQKRDHQAGKAIDVSALVPATYMIVSKTADGRIYKNKMIKK comes from the coding sequence ATGAAAACAAAAATCACTTTTTTAGCATTTTTACTTTTAAGTTTTTTTAATCTTAAAGCACAATGCAACCCTACCGTTACCAGCCCGAGATTAGACGCAATGTTCCAGGGCAGTATCGTATTCTGTAACTCAGAGTCGGAAACGTTATCTGTAACGCAATCCTTCCAAAGTTACCAATGGTACAGGCAGGAGTGGGATTGGCAGACTCCCAATACCAATCCTTGGGTGGCTATACCCGGGGCGACATCTCAGACATTAACGATTAATGGAACTGCGGATATGCTTCATTACTTTAAAGTTGCCGTTTCAGAGAATGACTGTACTGCTGAAAGCACACCAATTCTTGCAGACGGATATGCTTACGGTCTTCCGTATTTAATGGCCAATTTCACGCCGGGAACTTATGAAGAAACCAATCCGGGGGAATACAATGTCTGCGCAGGTGCATCGGTGCAGCTAGATAACGGATTTCCAGGTGTATATGGAACGCATACGTGGTTTAGATGTCTTCCCGGAAGTAATCCTCCGTCACCCAATGAACCTTGCACGATACCAGGAGCAACGGGTGATACTTACATTGCAACAACAACTGGGGAGTACGGTTTTTATGCCTGTACAGAATATTGCCCTGATCAATGTGAAATGCTTGCTTCTTTTGCTTTCATTAAATTAAATTTTGGAGAGTACAGCTTCTGTAACTTGGCTACCGGAGAAACTAAAACGAAAGAAAATAGTTTAAGTATTTACCCAAATCCTACAGCGCAGCTTTTATATATCGGAAAAGAATCGGATAAAAAATACAGCGAAATTTCAATAATTGATATGTCCGGAAAATTGATTCTTCAAAAACGAGATCATCAGGCAGGTAAAGCCATCGATGTAAGTGCATTGGTTCCTGCAACGTACATGATTGTTTCAAAAACTGCCGATGGTAGAATTTATAAAAATAAGATGATTAAGAAATAG
- a CDS encoding YifB family Mg chelatase-like AAA ATPase, with product MLIKIYGSSIFGVSAQTITIEVNIDTGGVGYHLVGLPDNAIKESSYRISAALKNVGYKIPGKKITINMAPADLRKEGAAYDLSIAIGILIASDQILGENVQDYVIMGELSLDGSLQPIKGVLPIAIQAREEGFKGIILPKQNTREAAIVNNLDVYGVENIKEVIDFFNEGKPLEKVLLDTRKEFQDKINSFPFDFSEVKGHETAKRAMEVAAAGGHNIILIGPPGSGKTMLAKRVPSILPPLTLKEALETTKIHSVAGKMGTETSLMTVRPFRSPHHTISDVALVGGGSYPQPGEISLAHNGVLFLDEMPEFKRTVLEVMRQPLEDREVTISRAKFTINYPSSFMLVASMNPSPSGYFPDDPNNTSSVFEMQRYMNKLSGPLLDRIDIHVEVQKVEFEQLAAKRKGEKSEDIRKRVLIAREIQNERYKDLSISYNAQIGSRELEKFCELDDASFNLIKMAMEKLNLSARAYDRILKVARTIADLEESENILSHHISEAIQYRSLDREFWNV from the coding sequence ATGCTGATTAAAATTTATGGAAGTTCCATCTTCGGAGTCTCTGCACAGACCATCACAATAGAAGTAAACATTGATACGGGTGGAGTGGGTTATCACCTTGTTGGTTTACCCGATAATGCTATAAAAGAAAGCAGTTACAGGATTTCTGCTGCACTGAAAAACGTAGGATATAAAATTCCAGGAAAGAAAATTACGATTAATATGGCACCCGCAGATTTGCGGAAAGAAGGTGCTGCTTATGATTTAAGTATTGCCATCGGAATTTTAATTGCCTCTGATCAGATTTTGGGTGAAAATGTTCAGGATTACGTCATCATGGGTGAGCTTTCACTCGATGGAAGTCTGCAACCCATAAAAGGTGTTCTGCCGATCGCCATTCAGGCGCGGGAAGAAGGTTTTAAAGGGATTATTTTACCAAAACAGAATACCAGAGAAGCAGCCATCGTCAATAATTTGGATGTGTATGGCGTTGAAAATATCAAAGAAGTCATTGATTTTTTTAATGAAGGAAAGCCTTTGGAAAAAGTACTTTTAGATACCCGAAAAGAATTTCAGGATAAAATAAACAGTTTCCCATTTGATTTTTCTGAAGTGAAAGGTCATGAAACTGCCAAAAGAGCAATGGAAGTAGCCGCTGCCGGTGGTCATAATATTATTCTCATTGGGCCGCCGGGAAGCGGAAAAACGATGTTGGCGAAAAGAGTTCCGAGCATTTTGCCGCCACTTACTTTAAAGGAAGCTTTAGAAACTACAAAAATTCATTCTGTAGCCGGAAAAATGGGAACGGAAACGTCTTTGATGACAGTTCGGCCATTCCGCAGTCCACACCACACAATCTCGGATGTTGCGCTCGTTGGGGGTGGAAGTTATCCTCAACCTGGAGAAATTTCACTCGCTCACAATGGTGTTTTATTTTTGGATGAAATGCCTGAATTCAAACGAACTGTTTTGGAAGTCATGCGCCAGCCTTTGGAAGATAGGGAAGTAACTATCTCCAGAGCAAAATTTACGATCAATTATCCTTCAAGTTTTATGTTGGTGGCATCGATGAATCCAAGTCCGAGCGGATATTTTCCCGATGACCCAAATAATACGTCTTCGGTTTTTGAAATGCAAAGGTATATGAATAAGCTTTCGGGGCCGCTTTTAGACCGTATTGATATCCATGTTGAGGTTCAGAAAGTTGAATTTGAACAATTGGCAGCAAAAAGAAAAGGCGAGAAAAGTGAAGACATCAGAAAACGTGTTTTGATTGCCCGTGAGATTCAGAATGAAAGGTATAAAGATTTGTCAATCAGTTATAACGCTCAAATTGGCTCTCGTGAATTGGAGAAATTTTGTGAATTGGATGATGCGTCTTTTAACCTCATCAAAATGGCGATGGAAAAACTGAATCTTTCCGCAAGAGCCTACGACAGAATTTTAAAAGTAGCAAGAACAATCGCCGATTTGGAAGAATCTGAAAATATTTTGTCGCATCATATTTCTGAAGCGATACAGTACAGAAGTCTGGATCGGGAGTTTTGGAATGTATGA
- a CDS encoding helix-turn-helix domain-containing protein encodes MQTLAVHYDASIYYLLKNDLNKAENKSLECIEKAETNKSKMDPDCYRSIVKMSATRLFYIYRRKAEYDKALKIVLTHKKEIEYSEFLSFFAINQYDMQHYSSAIENFELSLRKTRPDHPDYLSRTANIYTFIGDAFVQKYKKIQNKNLLDSANKHYRMAFVNGNKFNKNNSYNSALYNSRLAKTEYYKKNYSKAVSYYRAYFDHPIVRENSFTYQSYCIGLAENYLKLKKTNLSLKYLIKLDSAYTVKSGTEQFYIAGLSAYMDAYQQKGEDKKALYYARLYLNEIQKLESNKEKAHEVMSLFNIEESNEKAQQIINSRKNWMVFLFIAGLVLIFIIYAIIRIYNLDLIKKLVSNKKIIKSLEEQIEIRKIEFNLKIVEEPQQKSKYLTDIEGFEEIQEKLLKIERNKEFLNPNFKLSYLAKKLGTNTAYLSAFFNDYLEKGFSTYLQEKRIEYLLKLLDNEKIYHKYTVQAISEHIGYKSASSFTKVFKKHMGMNFSNYLENFNISSLK; translated from the coding sequence ATGCAAACATTAGCAGTACATTATGATGCATCAATCTATTATTTATTAAAAAATGATCTCAATAAAGCTGAAAATAAATCCTTAGAATGTATAGAAAAAGCAGAAACCAATAAATCTAAAATGGATCCTGACTGCTATAGAAGTATTGTGAAAATGTCTGCAACGAGGTTATTTTATATTTACAGAAGAAAAGCAGAATACGATAAAGCCCTTAAAATTGTATTAACTCATAAAAAAGAAATTGAATATTCTGAATTTCTTTCGTTTTTTGCTATTAATCAATATGACATGCAACACTATAGCAGTGCAATAGAGAATTTTGAACTGAGTTTACGAAAAACTCGACCAGATCATCCGGATTATTTAAGTAGAACTGCAAATATTTACACCTTTATTGGAGATGCTTTTGTACAGAAGTACAAGAAGATACAAAACAAAAACTTGTTAGATTCTGCCAATAAGCATTATAGAATGGCGTTTGTTAATGGGAATAAGTTTAATAAAAATAATTCATATAATTCTGCATTATACAATTCGAGATTGGCTAAAACTGAATATTACAAAAAAAACTATTCTAAGGCTGTATCATATTATAGAGCATATTTTGATCATCCTATCGTGCGAGAGAATTCATTTACTTATCAATCATATTGTATTGGATTGGCAGAAAATTATCTGAAGCTTAAAAAAACCAATCTGTCATTAAAATATTTGATCAAATTAGATTCTGCATATACTGTAAAATCAGGAACCGAACAGTTTTACATAGCAGGTTTGAGTGCTTATATGGATGCCTATCAACAGAAAGGCGAAGATAAAAAAGCATTGTATTATGCAAGGCTATATTTGAATGAAATACAAAAATTAGAATCCAACAAAGAAAAAGCTCATGAAGTGATGAGTCTTTTTAATATTGAGGAATCAAATGAAAAAGCTCAACAGATCATCAATTCGAGGAAGAATTGGATGGTTTTTCTTTTCATAGCAGGTCTCGTTTTAATTTTTATCATATATGCTATTATCCGAATTTATAATTTAGATCTAATAAAAAAATTAGTTTCTAATAAAAAAATTATAAAATCTCTTGAAGAACAGATTGAGATCAGAAAGATTGAATTCAATTTGAAAATAGTAGAAGAACCCCAACAAAAATCAAAATATTTGACAGATATTGAGGGTTTTGAGGAGATACAAGAAAAACTGTTAAAAATAGAAAGAAATAAAGAATTTCTCAACCCTAATTTTAAGCTTTCCTATCTGGCAAAAAAATTAGGAACAAACACAGCATACCTTTCAGCTTTTTTTAATGATTATCTAGAGAAGGGATTTAGTACATATCTACAAGAAAAAAGAATAGAGTATTTGCTGAAACTTTTAGATAACGAGAAAATATATCATAAATATACCGTACAGGCAATTTCAGAACATATAGGATATAAAAGTGCATCATCTTTCACAAAAGTTTTCAAAAAACACATGGGTATGAATTTTTCAAACTATTTAGAGAATTTTAATATAAGTAGTTTAAAATGA